In a genomic window of Thiolapillus brandeum:
- a CDS encoding HD-GYP domain-containing protein, producing the protein MASDDSKPLAFEQIEKVQIDADKLQEGMFVCELDRPWTESPFVFQGFMLTSQKDVMRVRECCEWVYIDVKKSVRFKPGQPGNPVTPTSGEKPLFKPSFSAIAVDSPETPGKQHGFLGKVSQILKKGAASHRDKDFPLALKSSVETRVHTNKLVKSIMGEIRLGKSIDTPAAKEAVAACVDNVMMNQDAGLLLTRLRNKDEYTSEHSLNVAIISIAFGRHLGMNRKELNVVGLCGLLHDMGKMLTPLDILNKPGRLNDEEMEIMKRHPADGREILLDTREVMDTVIDTAFGHHERLNGKGYPRGIGGSEIPLYTRIVSIADVYDAITGDRIYRQGETAETALGILHRSAGNAFDESLVIKFIQTIGTYPLGTVVEMTNGEVGIVVDNNPRQRLRPKIKLLLGHDKQPCKPKIINLNTNPADSIGEPYAIKVSHRAGSFDIDLSQHIQSYIKRI; encoded by the coding sequence ATGGCATCAGACGACTCCAAACCATTGGCCTTTGAGCAAATAGAAAAGGTCCAAATAGACGCCGACAAACTACAGGAAGGCATGTTTGTCTGCGAACTGGATCGACCCTGGACTGAATCTCCCTTTGTTTTCCAGGGATTCATGCTCACCAGCCAGAAAGATGTCATGCGTGTGCGGGAATGCTGCGAATGGGTCTACATCGATGTTAAAAAGTCTGTGCGCTTCAAGCCCGGCCAACCCGGGAATCCCGTTACCCCGACATCCGGGGAAAAACCTCTGTTCAAGCCCAGTTTCAGCGCCATAGCCGTTGACAGTCCGGAAACGCCAGGGAAGCAACACGGATTCCTGGGGAAAGTCAGCCAAATACTGAAAAAGGGAGCTGCATCCCACCGCGACAAGGATTTTCCCCTGGCCCTCAAGAGCTCTGTGGAAACCAGAGTTCACACCAACAAACTGGTGAAATCCATCATGGGTGAAATCCGTCTGGGCAAAAGTATCGATACCCCCGCTGCCAAGGAAGCCGTGGCTGCCTGTGTAGACAATGTCATGATGAATCAGGATGCCGGCCTGTTGCTCACCCGCCTGCGCAACAAGGACGAATATACATCGGAACACAGCCTCAACGTCGCCATTATCTCTATTGCCTTTGGCCGCCATCTTGGCATGAATCGCAAGGAACTCAACGTGGTGGGGCTATGTGGGTTGCTGCACGACATGGGCAAGATGCTCACTCCTCTCGACATTCTCAACAAGCCCGGCAGACTGAACGATGAAGAGATGGAAATCATGAAGCGCCATCCCGCCGATGGAAGGGAAATCCTACTGGACACACGGGAGGTCATGGATACGGTTATCGACACGGCCTTCGGCCACCACGAACGGCTCAATGGCAAGGGTTATCCCCGCGGCATTGGCGGCAGTGAAATTCCCCTGTATACCCGCATCGTGAGCATTGCCGATGTATATGATGCGATTACCGGGGATCGCATCTACCGGCAGGGGGAAACTGCTGAAACGGCTCTGGGCATCCTGCACCGAAGCGCAGGTAACGCCTTCGATGAATCACTGGTGATCAAGTTCATCCAGACCATCGGCACCTATCCACTCGGCACTGTGGTGGAAATGACCAATGGCGAAGTAGGTATCGTTGTAGACAACAATCCCAGGCAGCGCTTGCGTCCCAAGATCAAGTTGTTGCTGGGCCATGACAAACAGCCATGCAAGCCAAAAATCATCAACCTCAACACCAACCCGGCAGACAGTATCGGTGAACCCTACGCCATCAAGGTCTCTCACCGGGCAGGTTCATTCGATATCGACTTGAGCCAGCATATCCAGAGTTATATCAAACGAATCTGA
- a CDS encoding NUDIX hydrolase, which translates to MKFCSECGCKVIAVVPDGDNRMRQVCTACGTIHYQNPKMVTGTIPVWQDKVLLCRRAIQPRRGLWTLPAGFMENCESTQEGALRETLEEANARVQVEQLYTTFNLPLISQVYLLFRARLQDLDFHPGSESLEVALFGEEEIPWEELAFPVVRETLKLFFEDRRCGSYVHRVGDIYWESRRSGEYRVVMLGDES; encoded by the coding sequence ATGAAATTCTGCAGTGAGTGTGGCTGCAAGGTCATTGCCGTGGTTCCGGACGGCGACAACCGCATGCGCCAGGTCTGCACGGCTTGTGGCACTATTCATTACCAGAATCCGAAAATGGTGACCGGCACCATTCCCGTATGGCAGGACAAGGTGCTGCTGTGCCGGCGGGCCATACAACCTCGCCGGGGTCTGTGGACCCTGCCAGCGGGATTTATGGAGAATTGCGAAAGTACCCAGGAGGGGGCCCTGCGGGAAACTCTGGAAGAGGCCAATGCCCGGGTGCAGGTCGAGCAACTCTACACCACGTTCAACCTGCCGTTGATCAGTCAGGTCTATCTGTTGTTTCGTGCCCGGTTACAGGATCTGGATTTCCATCCGGGCAGTGAAAGTCTGGAAGTGGCCCTGTTTGGGGAAGAGGAGATTCCCTGGGAGGAGTTGGCTTTTCCTGTGGTGCGGGAAACTTTGAAATTGTTCTTTGAGGATCGGCGCTGTGGATCTTATGTTCACCGGGTAGGGGATATCTACTGGGAATCCCGCCGTTCCGGGGAATATCGGGTGGTCATGCTGGGGGATGAGTCCTGA
- the ppx gene encoding exopolyphosphatase: MSTTPSALPKTIAAVDLGSNSFHLIVAQMENGQLQVIDRIKEMVRLGAGLDNRKRLTPEARERALDCLSRFGQRLSDLPRNAVRAVGTNTLRQVRDGGEFLRQAEEALKHPIEIIAGHEEARLVYLGVAHGLAGDEDKRLVVDIGGGSTELITGSGMETRERESLFMGCVSFSQRFFPEGRISSQMMDAAIIAGRLEARPVQTIYDSHHWDLAVGSSGTIRSIRDVVQAQGWSDKGISKKSLKKLRKAVVEAGHVNKLKLDGLSDNRRPVFPGGVAVLSAVFKALDIEQMRVSDLALREGLLYELLGSIQHHDVRERTVTTLTQRYSLDSNQGRQVADTSRQLLEQVLDSWSLEDEELHLLLKWSALLHEIGMAISHDGYHKHGAYILANADLSGFSRQFQNMLALLVRSHRRKFRSSSFSELGKDMQESCRRLTILLRLSVLLHRGRSPHRKPSLDIMAQKNNIVLSFPNEWLDSHPLTKAELEREAKYLDAAGYFLSYS, encoded by the coding sequence ATGTCCACCACTCCCTCTGCCCTGCCCAAAACCATTGCTGCCGTGGATCTGGGTTCCAACAGCTTCCATCTCATCGTTGCCCAGATGGAGAACGGCCAGCTTCAGGTCATCGATCGCATCAAGGAGATGGTACGCCTGGGAGCCGGACTGGACAACAGGAAACGCCTGACCCCGGAAGCCCGGGAGCGCGCCCTTGATTGCCTGTCGCGTTTCGGCCAGCGCCTGAGTGATCTGCCACGCAATGCGGTGCGCGCCGTAGGCACCAACACCCTGCGTCAGGTTCGTGATGGAGGCGAGTTTCTGCGTCAGGCCGAGGAGGCCTTGAAGCACCCCATAGAAATCATTGCCGGACACGAAGAAGCCCGCCTGGTTTACCTGGGGGTAGCCCATGGCCTGGCAGGAGACGAAGACAAACGCCTGGTGGTGGATATCGGTGGTGGCAGTACTGAGCTCATCACCGGCTCGGGCATGGAAACCCGGGAACGTGAGAGCTTGTTCATGGGTTGTGTCAGCTTCAGCCAACGATTCTTTCCTGAAGGCAGAATCAGCTCGCAGATGATGGATGCCGCCATTATCGCCGGCCGCCTGGAAGCCAGACCCGTGCAGACCATCTACGACAGCCACCACTGGGATCTGGCCGTAGGCAGCTCCGGCACCATCAGATCCATACGTGACGTGGTACAGGCGCAGGGTTGGTCGGACAAGGGTATCTCGAAAAAATCCCTGAAAAAGCTGCGTAAGGCTGTTGTTGAAGCCGGTCATGTGAACAAGCTGAAACTGGACGGTCTGAGCGACAACCGGCGACCGGTTTTCCCTGGCGGAGTGGCGGTGCTGAGCGCGGTATTCAAAGCCCTGGACATCGAGCAGATGCGGGTCTCGGATCTGGCCCTGCGCGAAGGACTGCTGTACGAGCTGCTGGGCAGCATCCAGCATCATGATGTACGTGAGCGTACAGTGACCACATTGACACAACGCTACAGTCTGGACTCAAATCAGGGGCGGCAGGTAGCAGACACTTCCCGGCAGCTCCTCGAACAGGTACTGGACAGTTGGAGCCTGGAGGATGAAGAGCTGCATCTGCTACTGAAATGGAGCGCTCTGCTCCACGAAATAGGCATGGCCATTTCTCACGATGGCTATCACAAGCATGGCGCCTACATTCTGGCAAATGCCGATCTATCGGGTTTTTCCCGCCAGTTTCAGAATATGCTCGCCCTGCTGGTACGCAGCCATCGGCGCAAGTTCCGCAGCAGCTCGTTCAGCGAACTGGGTAAGGATATGCAGGAAAGCTGCCGCCGCCTGACCATCCTGCTGCGCCTGTCAGTACTGCTGCATCGGGGACGCAGCCCCCACCGAAAACCCAGTCTGGACATCATGGCGCAGAAGAACAACATTGTTCTCTCTTTCCCCAATGAATGGCTGGATAGTCATCCCCTCACAAAGGCCGAGCTGGAGCGCGAGGCAAAGTATCTCGATGCAGCGGGTTATTTTCTGAGCTACTCATGA
- the hemH gene encoding ferrochelatase, with product MTETTQDCKAGILLINLGTPDSPTPRDVKRYLREFLWDPRVVEMPRLLWWPILNGVILNIRPRRSARAYARIWQDEGSPLLVHTLAQAEALQFQLGDEIKVVPAMRYGNPSIRTGMAELQAAGCQRILVFPLYPQYSATTTASAFDAVANELKHQRVIPELRLLNQYYSDPGYIQALAKSIRDYQAEHGQPDTLLLSYHGLPQRYADAGDPYPVQCRETSHALAAALELQEKDWVHSYQSRMGREPWLAPATSDSLRELASRGCKHVQVACPGFSADCLETLEEIAMENREVFLQAGGETYEYIPCLNASEAHIQALATLARRYLGGWL from the coding sequence ATGACTGAAACGACCCAAGACTGCAAAGCAGGCATCCTGCTCATCAACCTGGGAACACCGGATTCCCCTACCCCCCGGGATGTAAAACGCTACCTCAGGGAATTTCTCTGGGATCCCCGGGTGGTGGAGATGCCACGCCTGCTATGGTGGCCCATTCTCAACGGGGTGATACTCAACATTCGTCCCCGGCGGTCTGCCCGGGCCTATGCCAGGATCTGGCAGGATGAGGGTTCACCGCTGCTGGTGCATACCCTGGCTCAGGCAGAAGCCCTGCAGTTTCAACTGGGCGATGAAATAAAGGTGGTACCCGCCATGCGTTATGGCAATCCATCCATCCGTACGGGAATGGCAGAACTGCAGGCAGCAGGCTGCCAACGCATCCTGGTATTCCCCCTGTATCCCCAGTACTCCGCAACCACCACGGCTTCAGCCTTTGATGCCGTGGCCAACGAATTGAAACACCAGCGGGTCATTCCGGAACTGCGCCTGTTGAACCAGTATTACAGCGATCCGGGCTATATCCAGGCCCTTGCCAAAAGCATCCGCGACTACCAGGCCGAACATGGCCAACCGGACACGCTGCTGCTCTCCTATCATGGTCTGCCCCAGCGCTATGCTGATGCGGGTGACCCCTATCCCGTCCAATGCCGGGAAACCAGCCATGCCCTGGCCGCTGCCCTGGAACTGCAGGAAAAGGACTGGGTGCACTCCTACCAGTCGCGCATGGGCCGGGAGCCCTGGCTGGCGCCCGCCACCTCTGACAGCCTCCGGGAACTGGCATCCAGGGGCTGCAAACATGTACAGGTGGCCTGTCCCGGATTTTCTGCCGACTGTCTGGAAACATTGGAGGAAATCGCCATGGAAAACCGGGAAGTATTTCTCCAGGCCGGGGGGGAGACCTACGAATACATTCCCTGCCTCAATGCATCCGAGGCACACATACAGGCTCTGGCAACTCTGGCCAGGCGCTACCTGGGAGGATGGCTGTGA
- a CDS encoding gamma-butyrobetaine hydroxylase family protein, with amino-acid sequence MSNTPKPVDITIHTQSHTLEIRFDDGRNFTYPVELLRVYSPSAEVRGHWGQGARLQLDKQDVNITDIQPVGQYAIKIFFDDGHDSGLYDWAYLYDLGRKQAIYWTEYLDKLQQAGHQRQPPSWKTSET; translated from the coding sequence GTGAGCAACACACCCAAACCCGTGGACATTACGATCCACACCCAATCACATACTCTTGAAATCCGCTTTGACGACGGCAGGAACTTTACCTACCCGGTAGAGTTGCTGCGCGTCTATTCGCCCTCCGCGGAAGTACGCGGCCACTGGGGACAGGGAGCCAGGCTACAGCTGGACAAACAGGATGTAAACATTACCGACATTCAACCCGTAGGCCAGTATGCCATCAAAATATTTTTCGATGACGGCCACGACTCAGGGCTGTATGACTGGGCCTATCTGTACGATCTGGGTCGCAAGCAGGCCATCTACTGGACGGAATACCTGGACAAGCTGCAACAGGCCGGGCACCAACGTCAGCCTCCCTCCTGGAAAACGTCGGAAACCTGA
- a CDS encoding competence/damage-inducible protein A gives MKFGLYVVGDEILSGRRRDTHVDWFRRILQARGHALAWVQILPDTPELLVRRFRQSLEADEKAFSCGGIGATPDDHTRDCAARAAGVPLVRHGRAAQLIEKQFLDSAHPHRIRMADLPRGSTLIPNPVNNVPGFSLREHYFLPGFPDMAHPMGEWVLDHYYSPEETPQREVSLRVYGVSENELMGIMQQMTRDWPALKLFSLPRMGEETFVELGFRGREGLEEAFDALQKALRAAGIDFQVSDVFQEGG, from the coding sequence ATGAAGTTTGGTCTGTATGTTGTCGGTGATGAAATTCTAAGTGGCCGCCGACGGGATACCCACGTGGATTGGTTTCGCCGGATACTGCAGGCAAGGGGGCATGCCCTGGCCTGGGTGCAGATATTGCCGGATACACCGGAGTTGCTGGTGCGCCGGTTCCGCCAGAGCCTGGAAGCAGACGAAAAAGCTTTTTCCTGCGGAGGTATAGGCGCCACGCCGGACGACCACACACGTGATTGCGCCGCCAGGGCGGCGGGGGTTCCTCTGGTGCGGCACGGCAGGGCTGCGCAGTTGATTGAAAAGCAGTTTCTGGATAGCGCTCACCCTCATCGTATTCGCATGGCGGATCTGCCCCGGGGCAGCACCCTGATTCCCAACCCGGTGAACAACGTACCGGGATTTTCCCTTCGTGAGCACTATTTTTTGCCGGGCTTTCCGGATATGGCGCATCCCATGGGAGAGTGGGTGCTGGATCACTACTATTCTCCCGAGGAAACGCCACAGCGCGAGGTATCCTTGCGGGTTTACGGTGTATCCGAGAACGAGCTGATGGGGATCATGCAGCAGATGACCCGGGACTGGCCGGCGTTGAAGCTGTTCAGTCTGCCGCGCATGGGAGAGGAGACTTTCGTGGAGTTGGGGTTTCGGGGCAGGGAAGGTCTGGAAGAAGCCTTCGATGCGCTGCAGAAGGCGTTGCGGGCCGCCGGGATTGACTTTCAGGTTTCCGACGTTTTCCAGGAGGGAGGCTGA
- a CDS encoding thioredoxin family protein: MVSKSCVQDRICLQLRIQYCFVFPGIFTLVAVKILRTHDFQRLAETARREQRLIMLLVSQVDCPYCHLIKEEVIRPMILGGDFREQILIREILMDEGERLVDFQGQETEAADFAHGYGVFVTPTLLFLGADGRELAKKMTGVNTIEMYYYYVDQSIREALKKLPGKHS, from the coding sequence ATGGTATCAAAAAGTTGCGTTCAGGACAGGATTTGCCTGCAATTGCGGATACAATATTGCTTTGTCTTTCCCGGGATATTCACATTGGTTGCTGTCAAAATCCTCCGTACACATGATTTCCAGCGTCTGGCGGAAACGGCTCGCCGGGAGCAGCGCCTCATCATGTTGCTGGTATCACAGGTGGATTGTCCCTACTGCCATCTCATCAAGGAAGAAGTCATCCGCCCCATGATACTTGGGGGTGATTTCAGGGAACAGATCCTTATCAGGGAAATTCTCATGGATGAAGGCGAGCGCCTGGTCGATTTCCAGGGCCAGGAAACTGAGGCTGCCGATTTCGCCCATGGTTATGGTGTGTTCGTGACGCCCACCCTGTTGTTTCTCGGGGCGGACGGCAGAGAGCTGGCCAAGAAGATGACCGGGGTCAATACCATTGAAATGTATTACTACTATGTGGATCAGTCTATCCGCGAAGCCTTGAAAAAACTGCCGGGCAAACATTCATGA
- a CDS encoding septation protein A — protein sequence MKLFADFLPVIIFFVAYKLWGMYVATGVFIAASLLHIAWNRHFHGKVETMQWVTLGLVLVFGGATLLLHDPLFFKWKPTVVNWLFAAAFLGSGLFMERSFLQRMMDQAVSLPKPVWKRLNLAWVTFFISAGAANIYVAYHYTEDTWVNFKLFGMLGLTLAFMIAQGVYLARYIQPAEENH from the coding sequence ATGAAACTATTTGCCGACTTTCTCCCGGTTATCATCTTCTTTGTGGCCTACAAGTTGTGGGGCATGTATGTTGCTACAGGGGTGTTCATCGCGGCTTCCCTGCTGCATATCGCCTGGAACCGGCATTTTCACGGGAAGGTGGAAACCATGCAATGGGTAACCCTAGGCCTGGTGCTGGTCTTTGGCGGCGCCACCCTGTTATTGCATGACCCCCTGTTCTTCAAGTGGAAGCCAACGGTCGTCAATTGGCTGTTTGCTGCCGCATTTCTCGGCTCCGGCCTGTTCATGGAACGCAGCTTCCTGCAACGCATGATGGATCAGGCCGTGAGTCTGCCCAAACCGGTCTGGAAACGCTTGAACCTGGCCTGGGTAACATTTTTCATTTCCGCAGGAGCTGCCAACATCTATGTGGCTTACCATTACACGGAAGACACCTGGGTGAACTTCAAGCTTTTTGGCATGCTGGGACTTACTCTGGCATTCATGATTGCCCAAGGCGTCTACCTGGCGCGTTACATTCAACCCGCAGAGGAAAACCACTGA
- a CDS encoding YciI family protein, whose protein sequence is MLYCILGTDREDSLEARMAARPAHVERLKALQAEGRLVLAGPNPAVDANDPGPAGFTGSLIVAEFPSLKDAEDWAATDPYVSSGVYKHVSVKPFRKVLPE, encoded by the coding sequence ATGTTATATTGCATACTAGGCACAGACCGGGAAGACAGTCTGGAAGCCCGCATGGCGGCACGACCGGCACATGTCGAGCGCCTCAAGGCACTTCAAGCCGAAGGGCGGTTGGTGCTGGCGGGCCCCAATCCTGCAGTGGATGCCAATGACCCCGGCCCTGCCGGTTTTACCGGCAGCCTCATCGTTGCCGAATTTCCCAGTCTCAAGGATGCCGAGGACTGGGCTGCGACTGACCCTTATGTATCATCTGGCGTGTATAAACACGTTTCCGTCAAACCTTTCAGGAAAGTATTGCCCGAATGA
- a CDS encoding peptidylprolyl isomerase, with amino-acid sequence MNIKLKTLVAALAMSALLPTLTQAEDKTAPTAAKPLTPQTIVTINGDAVSDLEVLAFNALQGNQNKLDSQQAQVQLLNQLVNTTLLAQAARKEGIDKLPQVGAALKMARIQVLAEAKVNDYFAKHPVSDEEIKAAYDKKFTKEALQEYKVSHILVKEEQEAKDIISSLEKGEDFHKLAKVHSLDSSKDAGGELGWVGRNQVVKPFGDAMSSLEKGKYSKTPVKSQFGWHIILVEDVRAQEPPPLDQVKEQFRAQLQQQQLAKLVTEMRNQAKVEVAGAEKPAEKAAPAPTPPAK; translated from the coding sequence ATGAATATCAAGTTGAAGACACTGGTAGCTGCCCTGGCCATGAGCGCCCTGCTACCCACCCTCACACAAGCAGAGGACAAAACTGCCCCGACAGCAGCCAAACCTCTAACCCCCCAGACCATCGTCACCATCAACGGTGATGCTGTCAGTGATCTGGAAGTGCTGGCCTTCAATGCCTTGCAGGGCAATCAGAACAAGCTGGACAGCCAGCAGGCCCAAGTGCAGTTGCTCAATCAACTGGTGAACACCACCCTTCTCGCCCAGGCGGCCCGGAAAGAAGGCATCGATAAGCTTCCACAGGTTGGTGCCGCCCTGAAAATGGCCCGGATACAAGTCCTTGCGGAAGCCAAGGTGAATGATTATTTTGCCAAACATCCCGTCAGCGACGAGGAGATCAAGGCCGCATACGACAAGAAATTCACCAAGGAAGCCCTGCAGGAATATAAAGTGAGCCATATCCTGGTCAAGGAAGAACAGGAAGCCAAGGATATTATTTCCTCCCTGGAAAAAGGCGAGGATTTCCACAAGCTGGCCAAGGTGCATTCCCTGGACAGCAGTAAAGATGCCGGTGGAGAATTGGGCTGGGTCGGCCGCAACCAGGTGGTCAAGCCTTTCGGCGACGCCATGAGCAGCCTGGAGAAAGGTAAGTACAGCAAGACACCGGTAAAATCCCAGTTCGGCTGGCACATCATCCTGGTAGAAGATGTCCGCGCCCAGGAACCCCCTCCCCTGGATCAGGTCAAGGAACAGTTCCGGGCCCAACTGCAGCAACAGCAGCTCGCCAAACTGGTGACAGAAATGCGTAATCAGGCGAAGGTCGAAGTCGCTGGCGCGGAAAAACCGGCTGAAAAGGCAGCTCCGGCACCAACTCCGCCTGCCAAGTGA
- the rpoS gene encoding RNA polymerase sigma factor RpoS, which translates to MVKSDTGGAKAEKPPPRKASDKNEDMDATRLYLREIGAAKLLTAVEEVELARAIAQGDDAARKRMIESNLRLVVKISRRYLNRGLPLLDLIEEGNLGLIRAVEKFDPERGFRFSTYATWWIRQTIERAIMNQTRTIRLPIHVVKEINTYLRAARQLSQELDHEPSAEDIAALMDKPLEDVERMLGFNERIASVDVPHGRDSDKPLVDAIADPSAEEPTEQLLAEDIHAHLEHWLEKLKPNQREVVMRRFGLQGYDNSTLEQVAQELGITRERVRQIQIDALRRLRLILEQQGFGVDTLFD; encoded by the coding sequence ATGGTAAAAAGTGATACCGGTGGAGCCAAGGCGGAAAAGCCACCGCCGCGGAAAGCTTCTGACAAGAATGAGGACATGGACGCCACCCGCCTGTATCTGAGGGAGATTGGTGCTGCAAAACTGCTGACAGCAGTGGAAGAAGTGGAACTGGCCCGCGCTATTGCCCAGGGCGATGATGCCGCACGCAAGCGCATGATAGAGAGCAATCTGCGGCTTGTGGTCAAGATTTCACGGCGTTACCTCAACCGGGGCTTGCCATTGCTGGATCTGATCGAGGAAGGCAATCTCGGCCTGATCCGGGCGGTGGAAAAATTCGATCCTGAACGCGGTTTCCGGTTCTCCACCTATGCCACCTGGTGGATACGTCAGACCATCGAGCGGGCCATCATGAACCAGACCCGAACCATCCGTCTGCCTATCCATGTGGTGAAAGAGATCAATACCTATCTCAGGGCTGCCCGGCAACTTTCTCAAGAGCTCGATCATGAGCCCAGTGCCGAGGATATTGCGGCTCTCATGGATAAGCCCCTCGAGGATGTGGAGCGTATGTTGGGCTTCAATGAACGTATTGCCTCAGTGGATGTCCCCCATGGGCGGGATAGCGACAAACCCCTGGTGGATGCCATAGCAGATCCTTCTGCGGAGGAGCCTACTGAACAGCTGCTTGCCGAGGACATACATGCCCACCTGGAACACTGGCTGGAGAAACTCAAACCCAACCAGAGGGAGGTGGTGATGCGCAGATTTGGCCTGCAGGGCTATGACAACTCTACTCTTGAGCAGGTTGCGCAGGAGTTGGGGATCACCCGTGAAAGAGTCCGGCAGATTCAGATAGATGCTCTGAGACGGTTGCGTCTGATACTGGAACAACAAGGGTTTGGTGTGGACACCCTGTTTGACTGA
- a CDS encoding peptidoglycan DD-metalloendopeptidase family protein has translation MSTMIRLFSVMLIPILAVVLLNGCATHKVTDKKTRASTSHRKPVPGKHGGYYRVRKGDSLYSIAWRAGLDYRTLARWNGLRSPYTIYPGQRIRLSPPKSHSKPAPAKGSTKKPVYRRKTEKPATAPKKPRTAPPPVSHPVKKPPKAASGALHWQWPVRGRILSRFASSDAAKGGIRIGGRKGQKIMAAEAGQVVYVGSGLIGYGQLIIIKHNNKYLSAYGHNSRLLVKEGDKVSRGQHISDMGVTHKGTPLLYFEIRRFGKPVDPLKYLPK, from the coding sequence ATGAGCACCATGATCCGGCTGTTTTCCGTCATGCTGATACCAATATTGGCGGTAGTGCTGCTGAACGGCTGCGCTACCCACAAGGTGACTGACAAGAAAACCCGGGCCAGCACCAGCCACAGGAAACCGGTACCTGGAAAACATGGTGGTTACTATCGGGTGCGCAAGGGCGACAGCCTGTATTCCATTGCCTGGCGTGCGGGTTTGGATTATCGCACCCTTGCCCGCTGGAACGGCCTCAGGAGTCCTTACACCATTTATCCTGGCCAGCGAATTCGACTATCACCTCCCAAGAGCCACAGCAAGCCTGCCCCGGCCAAAGGCAGCACAAAGAAACCGGTTTACCGGCGTAAGACGGAAAAACCGGCAACTGCGCCTAAAAAACCCAGGACTGCGCCTCCCCCGGTGAGCCATCCCGTGAAGAAGCCACCCAAAGCAGCATCTGGCGCTCTGCATTGGCAATGGCCGGTTCGCGGTCGGATTCTGTCCCGCTTTGCTTCCAGTGATGCCGCCAAGGGGGGGATCAGGATCGGCGGCCGGAAAGGACAGAAGATCATGGCGGCCGAGGCTGGGCAAGTGGTGTACGTCGGGAGTGGACTGATAGGTTATGGTCAGCTTATCATCATCAAACACAATAATAAGTATCTCAGTGCTTACGGTCACAACAGTCGGCTATTGGTCAAGGAAGGGGACAAGGTCAGCCGCGGGCAGCATATCTCCGACATGGGCGTCACCCACAAGGGAACGCCGCTGTTGTATTTCGAGATACGCAGGTTTGGGAAACCCGTTGATCCCTTGAAATACCTGCCGAAGTAG
- a CDS encoding YqaA family protein — MKLFSSLYARAMRWARHPRAPWYLAGLSFAESSFFPVPPDVMLAPMSLARPDKAWWFALITTLASVVGGIGGYFIGLWAFDFIEPMLHDFGYYGKYLQVRSWFDEWGFWAIFVAGFSPIPYKVFTITAGVISMSFLPFVLASLIGRGGRFSLVAGLMAWGGKPMEDKLHQYMDVIGWFVVVLIFVAVIVVKIQ, encoded by the coding sequence TTGAAGCTCTTTTCCTCTCTGTATGCCCGTGCCATGCGTTGGGCCCGGCATCCCCGGGCACCCTGGTACCTGGCGGGCCTGAGTTTCGCGGAATCCTCTTTTTTTCCGGTTCCTCCGGATGTGATGCTTGCGCCCATGAGCCTGGCCCGTCCTGATAAGGCCTGGTGGTTTGCCCTGATAACCACCCTGGCATCCGTGGTAGGCGGCATAGGGGGATACTTCATAGGCCTGTGGGCATTTGATTTCATAGAGCCCATGTTGCACGATTTCGGATACTACGGGAAATATCTGCAGGTGCGAAGCTGGTTCGATGAGTGGGGCTTCTGGGCGATTTTCGTTGCGGGTTTTTCTCCCATACCCTACAAGGTATTCACCATTACCGCCGGGGTGATTTCCATGAGTTTTCTGCCTTTTGTCCTGGCTTCCCTGATTGGCCGGGGCGGACGTTTTTCCCTGGTGGCTGGACTCATGGCCTGGGGTGGAAAGCCTATGGAAGACAAACTGCATCAGTATATGGATGTTATCGGCTGGTTCGTTGTGGTGCTCATATTTGTGGCAGTAATCGTGGTGAAGATACAATGA